A single genomic interval of Tursiops truncatus isolate mTurTru1 chromosome 16, mTurTru1.mat.Y, whole genome shotgun sequence harbors:
- the ZNF22 gene encoding zinc finger protein 22: MRLGKPKGGISRSSSQGKVYENQRKTGRQRQRWGMTVRFESSLSRLRRSLDEKPYKCVECEKSFSQSSTLFQHQKIHTGKKSHKCADCGKSFFQSSNLIQHRRIHTGEKPYKCDECGERFKQSSNLIQHQRIHTGEKPYQCDECGRCFSQSSHLIQHQRTHTGEKPYQCSECGKCFSQSSHLRQHMKVHKEEKPRKTRGKNIRAKTHLVSSWKAGKGRKSVAGLR; the protein is encoded by the coding sequence ATGCGGTTAGGAAAACCTAAGGGAGGTATATCTCGGAGCTCGAGCCAAGGAAAAGTCTATGAGAACCAGCGCAAAACAGGCCGGCAGCGGCAGAGATGGGGAATGACTGTTCGCTTTGAATCAAGCTTGAGTAGACTGAGAAGAAGCTTGGATGAGAAGCCTTATAAATGTGTCGAATGTGAAAAGAGTTTCAGTCAGAGCTCAACTCTTTTTCAACACCAGAAGATCCATACTGGAAAGAAATCCCATAAATGTGCTGATTGTGGAAAAAGTTTCTTTCAGAGTTCTAATCTCATTCAGCATCGACGGATCCATACTGGGGAAAAGCCCTACAAATGTGATGAGTGTGGAGAAAGGTTTAAACAGAGCTCAAATCTCATTCAGcaccagagaattcatactggagaaaaaccctatcAGTGTGATGAATGTGGCCGATGTTTCAGCCAGAGTTCCCACCTCATTCAACATCAGAGAACCCACACAGGGGAGAAACCCTACCAGTGCAGTGAATGTGGCAAATGCTTCAGCCAGAGCTCTCATCTTAGGCAGCACATGAAGGTGCACAAAGAAGAGAAGCCTCGTAAAACCCGGGGCAAAAATATTAGGGCAAAAACTCACTTAGTATCATCTTGGAAAGCTGGTAAAGGAAGGAAGTCAGTGGCTGGTCTCCGCTAA